The genomic segment AAACTCTTCTGGCGTCCCAGGCCCAACTCCGCTAAGCCTTGGCCGAAGTCAAAACCCTGCGCGGCATACTGCCGATCTGCGCCTACTGCAAAAGCATCAGAAACGATGAAGGTTATTATGAAAAGCTGGAAAATTACATTCATAAACATTCGGGGGTTGATTTCAGCCATACGATTTGTCCCGCCTGCATGAAAAAACACTACCCGGAAGAATATGAAGGCATGATGCGGGATAAAGATGGTCTGAAACTGGGGTAGGCGGCTCGGGCCGGGTTTCCCATCCGGGTTTTCCGCTTGACATGGCGGGAAAAAAAAGCTACATGGCAGCCGTTTAAGACATAACATTCAGGTGCTCCATTGGAGCCTAACAGGGAACCCCGTTAAAATCGGGGACGGGCCCGCCGCTGTAACCGGGGACGAAAGCCGTTATAACCACTGACCTTTGATCAGGTTGGGAAGGTTCGGCCGGTAGCTTGATCCGGAAGTCAGAAGACCTGCCTGCATGAAAAAGTCATCTCTCGAGGACAGAGGCGGGCTTTATCGAATCCATGCGGATAAAACTGGGAATCCCGGATCGAAACCATTGCGTTTCGGTCCGGGATTTTTTGGTTTCGTGGACGCGCTCTTCGCGCTCGAAAAAACCTTAAAGTCGATTGCGGCCGGCCGCAGGATGTCGGCCCTGGCGCCGGGTTGTCGTGCAGTGCCTGCAGAGGGCTTTCGGAGATGAACTTCAGGGGCTTGAAAAATGATGGTTTTGCCGGTCGGATTCATCTGGTCGGTCTGGGTGCGCCGGGGAGCGATTGCCGGGATCTTTGCTGAAGATCACAAAGGTGCCGAGGATAAATTTCAGCCAGGGAGAAAACTTGAAAAATGAAACCGGGTAGATTTTATGGAGTCGGTATCGGGCCGGGTGATCCCCGTTATCTGACCCTGATGGCGGTCGAGATCCTGCGTCGGGTCGATCTGATCTTCACGGCGGTGGGGGTCAATTCTGCCTTCAGCGTCTCGCGTCAGGTGGTCGATTTTGTCGACCAGGTCAAGGCCGAAAAAAGGGAGCTGGTGTTCAGCATGGCCCGCGACTGGGAAAAACGCCGGGCGGTGCTGCGCGCCAATGCGGCCCTCATCGCCGCCGAGTTGCGCCGGGGCCGGGATTGCGCCTTTGCGACCCTGGGCGATCCCTCGACCTACAGCACGTTTGGCTATCTGTTCGCGCTGTTGCGCGAGGAAATGCCGAATCTGGAAAGCGAAATCGCCCCCGGCATCACCTCTTTTGCGGCGCTTGCGGCCCGGTCCCAGACCGTGCTGGTCGAGGATGAAGAGCGGCTCTGCGTCCTGCCGGGGCAGAACCGGATCGAGCCCGAGAATCTTGACCTGCCCCCCAAGTCGACCACGGTGCTGCTCAAGAGTTACAAGAACCGCAATCGCCTGGTCGAGTATTTTGCCCGGCAGCCGGATTGCAGCATCCTTTACGGCAGCCGCCTGGCCCTGGAGGGTGAATTCGTCAGCCGTGATCCGCAGGCGATTCTGGCGCGGCCGGAGGAATATCTTTCCCTGCTGATTGTCAAGCGGAGTTGAAATGAGGCGCGGGTTTTTGGCTGCAGGGGCGCGGCGGTGATCAGTTATCCGGTCAATCTGCTACTGGAAAATCGTCTTTGTCTGGTGGTCGGCGGCGGTCGGGTGGCCCGGCGAAAGATCGAAAGGCTGCTGCTTTCCGGAGCCCGGGTGCGCGTGGTCGCGCCGCAGGTCGTGGCGGCCATTGCCGCTTATGCCGGGCAGGGTCGCCTGGAACTGAGCCTGCGGCCGTTTGTCGACGACGATCTGCGGGAGGTTTTTCTCTGTTTCGCGGCGACCTCCGATGCCGTTCTCAACCGCCGGCTGCTGGAACTGGCCCGGACGCGAAGGATCCTGGCCTGCGGGGTTGATGAAAACTGGCCTCAGGGGGACTTCATTACGCCGGCCGGCTGTGGCGCGCCGGGCCTGCAACTGGCGGTCAGCACCGAGGGGGTAGCCTGTCGGCGGGCTCGGGAGATCAGGAATTATCTTAGGCCTCAGCTGGAAATGCTGAGTCTCGGGCCGGTGCTCACGGTTTACGTGCTGGAGCTGGACGCAGGCG from the Pseudomonadota bacterium genome contains:
- a CDS encoding bifunctional precorrin-2 dehydrogenase/sirohydrochlorin ferrochelatase — encoded protein: MISYPVNLLLENRLCLVVGGGRVARRKIERLLLSGARVRVVAPQVVAAIAAYAGQGRLELSLRPFVDDDLREVFLCFAATSDAVLNRRLLELARTRRILACGVDENWPQGDFITPAGCGAPGLQLAVSTEGVACRRAREIRNYLRPQLEMLSLGPVLTVYVLELDAGGDRGTDPELEARLERQLRLVWGVREFSCGRVANSLQLVVLAVDGSGVAELLETLLRAAGNFSGALFAQKDAAAFACLRKMGLASVPRTVVAEPRTAESAEAAGVWGPGLRQLEQLLLNVEGGVLAESEAWKGYEAFCRKL
- the cobI gene encoding precorrin-2 C(20)-methyltransferase is translated as MKPGRFYGVGIGPGDPRYLTLMAVEILRRVDLIFTAVGVNSAFSVSRQVVDFVDQVKAEKRELVFSMARDWEKRRAVLRANAALIAAELRRGRDCAFATLGDPSTYSTFGYLFALLREEMPNLESEIAPGITSFAALAARSQTVLVEDEERLCVLPGQNRIEPENLDLPPKSTTVLLKSYKNRNRLVEYFARQPDCSILYGSRLALEGEFVSRDPQAILARPEEYLSLLIVKRS